From a region of the Actinopolymorpha singaporensis genome:
- a CDS encoding HAD family hydrolase → MTVDAVLDSAVVGYDKPDPRFFRAALDAVGVTCDRAVHVGDTVPADVRGAQAADILAVHYDPYADCDAPGDHEHVRTLAEVRAFLPAPVRYPSRAAG, encoded by the coding sequence GTGACGGTGGACGCGGTGCTGGACAGCGCCGTCGTCGGTTACGACAAGCCCGACCCGCGTTTCTTCCGGGCCGCGCTGGACGCGGTCGGCGTCACGTGCGACCGCGCGGTCCACGTCGGTGACACCGTGCCGGCCGACGTCCGCGGCGCCCAGGCCGCGGACATCCTGGCCGTGCACTACGACCCGTACGCCGACTGCGACGCCCCCGGTGACCACGAGCACGTACGAACTCTCGCCGAGGTCCGGGCCTTCCTTCCGGCGCCGGTCAGGTACCCGTCGCGCGCCGCTGGTTGA
- a CDS encoding gas vesicle protein — MTERQQSDADQPRERVPRAKKKPSMAKVIRGAVQQFGELTGKQADGVSGVRREGDGWSLLVDVVELERIPSTTTVIATYRLDVTADGELDGYERLRRYVRGSVDPS, encoded by the coding sequence ATGACCGAGCGACAGCAATCAGACGCCGACCAACCCCGGGAGCGGGTGCCTCGCGCCAAGAAGAAGCCGAGCATGGCCAAGGTCATCCGTGGAGCCGTGCAGCAGTTCGGTGAACTCACCGGCAAGCAGGCCGACGGGGTGAGTGGCGTACGCCGTGAAGGTGACGGCTGGTCGCTGCTCGTCGACGTGGTGGAGCTCGAGCGCATCCCCTCCACGACGACGGTGATCGCGACCTACCGGCTCGACGTCACCGCCGACGGCGAGCTGGACGGCTACGAGCGCCTGCGCCGATATGTACGTGGATCGGTGGATCCGTCGTGA
- a CDS encoding STAS domain-containing protein: MSTNETKANAVHNTGGADPQIRINASHTGAGALVASVTGDLDQATSQQLSQQLNHLLDERPAMVVLSLEDVPFLDSGGLDVLVNVQRRAHAEQVPVRICAPRRGPTKILQLTGLDVAFDIYPTVGDALAGTANAGSPFA; encoded by the coding sequence GTGTCGACCAACGAAACCAAGGCGAACGCCGTACACAACACCGGCGGCGCCGACCCCCAGATCCGCATCAACGCGAGCCACACCGGAGCCGGCGCTCTTGTCGCGTCCGTGACCGGCGACCTGGACCAGGCCACCTCCCAACAGCTGTCCCAGCAGCTCAACCACCTGCTCGACGAACGACCGGCGATGGTCGTGCTGTCGTTGGAGGACGTGCCCTTCCTCGACTCCGGCGGCCTCGACGTCCTGGTGAACGTCCAGCGCCGCGCCCACGCCGAGCAGGTGCCGGTGCGCATCTGCGCGCCGCGCAGGGGGCCTACCAAGATCCTTCAGCTCACCGGCCTTGACGTCGCGTTCGACATCTACCCCACGGTGGGCGACGCGCTGGCCGGCACCGCCAACGCGGGTTCTCCCTTCGCCTGA
- a CDS encoding DUF6528 family protein, with protein sequence MRVTRGILAGVSACLLAATVAGPAAAATAAGRPRPAPIIVTEQAGDRIVVLDTTKRWANSNATLWSWRPGADSDTGDTSTSWGLPDDARLRTGADGRQYVLVTDSYGLLASVPYPDKGPVAWSVDVGRSPNPHGIDLLPDGNIAVAASNGSWIRVYTASQGRHSDTYVEAALPGAHEVWWDARLTVLWAIGDHLLVKYAVGGTPAAPTLTQQAAYTLPSNWGHDLGPVAGDPDRLWLTTVYGVHQFQKSTGKFVSFPRQRELYALNIKSVGTDAATGTVLETTPKAGNPCSWCTDQVDLFVGADQTEEKVLPGAQIYRARWFDEESS encoded by the coding sequence ATGCGTGTGACCCGCGGCATCCTTGCCGGAGTGTCCGCCTGTCTGTTGGCCGCGACTGTCGCCGGGCCCGCCGCCGCGGCCACGGCCGCCGGCCGTCCCCGTCCAGCACCCATCATCGTCACCGAGCAGGCCGGCGACCGCATCGTGGTGCTCGACACCACCAAGCGCTGGGCGAACTCCAACGCCACGCTGTGGTCGTGGCGGCCCGGCGCCGACAGCGACACCGGCGACACCAGCACGTCGTGGGGGCTGCCCGACGACGCTCGCCTGCGTACGGGCGCCGACGGCCGCCAGTACGTCCTGGTCACGGACTCCTACGGGTTGCTCGCCTCGGTGCCCTATCCGGACAAGGGTCCGGTTGCGTGGTCGGTCGACGTCGGACGAAGTCCCAACCCGCACGGCATCGACCTCCTGCCCGACGGCAACATCGCGGTCGCCGCCAGCAACGGCAGCTGGATCCGCGTCTACACCGCGAGCCAGGGCAGGCATTCCGACACCTACGTCGAGGCCGCGCTGCCCGGCGCGCACGAGGTCTGGTGGGACGCGCGTCTGACCGTCCTGTGGGCGATCGGCGACCACCTGCTGGTGAAGTACGCCGTGGGCGGCACACCGGCGGCGCCGACCCTGACCCAGCAGGCGGCGTACACCCTGCCGAGCAACTGGGGCCACGACCTCGGGCCGGTGGCCGGCGACCCCGACCGGCTGTGGCTCACCACCGTGTACGGCGTCCACCAGTTCCAGAAGTCCACCGGGAAGTTCGTCAGCTTCCCTCGTCAACGTGAGCTTTACGCGCTCAACATCAAGAGCGTGGGAACGGACGCGGCCACCGGCACCGTGCTGGAGACCACGCCGAAGGCCGGCAACCCGTGCAGCTGGTGCACCGACCAGGTGGACCTGTTCGTCGGCGCTGACCAGACGGAGGAGAAGGTCCTTCCCGGCGCCCAGATCTACCGGGCCCGCTGGTTCGACGAGGAGAGCTCGTAG
- a CDS encoding gas vesicle protein K, translating into MSEPAHLPRLPDLRRTPRIDANAEDLGRGLGQLVVALLELVRDLLERQAIRRMDGGSLDDEEIERLGEALLALEDKFAELREIFGVEREGLRLPVDVDDLLDEHERLDTTGRHNKPWQL; encoded by the coding sequence ATGAGCGAACCGGCACACCTGCCGCGGCTGCCGGACCTGCGGCGCACCCCTCGCATCGACGCGAACGCCGAGGACCTCGGTAGGGGCCTCGGACAACTCGTCGTGGCTCTGCTCGAACTCGTCCGTGACCTCCTGGAGCGCCAGGCGATCCGGCGAATGGACGGCGGAAGCCTGGACGACGAGGAAATCGAACGCCTGGGGGAGGCGCTGCTCGCACTGGAAGACAAGTTCGCCGAGCTCCGGGAGATCTTCGGGGTCGAACGCGAAGGACTCCGACTCCCGGTCGACGTCGACGACCTGCTCGACGAACACGAACGGCTCGACACCACAGGGAGGCACAACAAGCCATGGCAGCTGTAG
- a CDS encoding GvpL/GvpF family gas vesicle protein gives MTAGSARGLYLFAIVGSTAVDLSGLPGIVGGSSPRLVAHGDLAAVVADVLLSALDVREEEVTEDGPLARMAMDHDTVIRAVFDQTPALPLRLATVVGDEDAVRRLLEERSAEIRDLLARLADHQEWGVRLRREAGKSDPNAERERDRAGRPSGRAYLQARREALRASQEQRHAVRQAGDEVYRALAEHASDATRLSSGGGAVLLLNATYLVPTSATDTFRGVVEKYATELQAGGVQVELTGPWPPYSFAQVTIGSQAAADG, from the coding sequence ATGACGGCGGGCAGTGCTCGCGGCCTCTACCTCTTCGCCATCGTCGGTTCCACGGCGGTCGACCTGTCCGGCCTGCCGGGCATCGTCGGGGGCAGCAGCCCGCGGCTGGTCGCTCACGGCGACCTCGCGGCCGTGGTGGCCGACGTTCTTCTTTCGGCGCTGGACGTGCGGGAGGAAGAGGTCACCGAGGACGGCCCGCTCGCCCGGATGGCGATGGACCACGACACCGTGATCCGCGCCGTCTTCGACCAGACTCCCGCGCTTCCGCTGCGGCTGGCGACGGTCGTCGGCGACGAGGACGCCGTGCGGCGGCTGCTGGAGGAGCGTTCCGCCGAGATCCGCGACCTGCTCGCCCGGCTGGCCGACCACCAGGAGTGGGGGGTGAGGCTGCGCCGCGAGGCCGGGAAGTCCGACCCGAACGCCGAACGCGAACGCGACCGTGCGGGGCGTCCGTCCGGGCGTGCCTACCTGCAGGCGCGACGGGAGGCGTTGCGAGCAAGCCAGGAGCAACGCCACGCCGTACGCCAGGCCGGCGACGAGGTCTACCGCGCGCTGGCCGAGCACGCCAGCGACGCCACCCGGCTGTCGTCCGGCGGTGGGGCCGTCCTTCTGCTGAACGCCACCTATCTCGTTCCCACGTCGGCGACCGACACGTTCCGGGGCGTAGTGGAGAAGTACGCCACCGAACTGCAGGCCGGCGGGGTCCAGGTCGAGCTGACCGGCCCCTGGCCGCCGTACAGCTTCGCGCAGGTGACCATCGGATCGCAGGCGGCGGCCGATGGCTGA
- a CDS encoding MurR/RpiR family transcriptional regulator, which produces MGSTGVHEANANATLLERIASMRDTLTPTARRIGDVICEDAALVARIGIEDLAERTGTSTASVNRFCRMLGLAGYTELRLVLAGEAGRGGPADRHDPDADPSGDIPADADAETTVALLASSTVHAIRRTAELLDTSDLDRLAGAVAEAGQVQVFAFGGSADVAHYLAAQLTGIGVPTLTSADVHTAAAYAVTLGPNDVAIAISHSGRAVQAIELLDLARSRGATTAAVTSSAVSPLAADADVTLATTARTATYRYRGTAGRHAQLFVTDALYVRVAQRRAESARQLLDLAGAATARYQLGPSKKPARKAAPKPAKPGTKQTPRQAGRSSERTRSSSSRTSNPHH; this is translated from the coding sequence ATGGGATCGACGGGGGTGCATGAGGCGAATGCCAACGCCACGTTGCTGGAGCGGATCGCGTCGATGCGCGACACGCTCACTCCCACTGCCCGCCGGATCGGTGACGTCATCTGCGAGGACGCGGCTCTGGTCGCCCGGATCGGGATCGAGGACCTGGCCGAACGCACCGGCACCTCCACTGCCAGCGTCAACCGCTTCTGCCGGATGCTCGGCCTCGCCGGCTACACCGAACTCAGGTTGGTGCTCGCGGGGGAGGCCGGCCGAGGTGGCCCGGCCGACCGCCATGACCCGGACGCCGACCCGAGCGGTGACATCCCGGCGGACGCCGATGCCGAGACGACCGTGGCGCTGCTCGCGTCGTCCACGGTGCACGCGATCAGGCGTACGGCGGAACTGCTCGACACCTCAGACCTCGACCGGCTGGCCGGAGCCGTGGCCGAGGCCGGACAGGTGCAGGTCTTCGCGTTCGGGGGAAGCGCCGACGTCGCGCACTATCTCGCCGCCCAGCTCACCGGCATCGGTGTCCCGACGCTCACCTCCGCCGACGTCCACACTGCCGCCGCGTACGCGGTGACGTTGGGACCCAACGACGTCGCGATCGCGATCAGCCACTCCGGCCGCGCGGTCCAGGCGATCGAACTCCTCGACCTGGCCCGCTCCCGTGGCGCGACCACGGCCGCCGTCACCAGCAGCGCGGTCTCTCCGCTGGCCGCCGACGCCGACGTCACGCTGGCCACCACCGCCCGTACGGCGACCTACCGCTATCGCGGCACCGCCGGGCGGCACGCACAACTGTTCGTCACCGACGCGCTGTACGTGCGGGTGGCGCAGCGGCGAGCCGAGTCCGCCCGGCAGTTGCTCGACCTGGCCGGGGCCGCCACCGCCCGCTACCAGCTCGGGCCGTCGAAGAAGCCGGCGCGCAAAGCAGCACCCAAACCGGCGAAACCAGGCACGAAGCAAACCCCGAGACAAGCGGGGAGATCATCCGAACGCACCAGGAGCAGCAGCAGTCGCACCTCGAATCCCCACCACTGA
- the gvpJ gene encoding gas vesicle protein GvpJ — MAAVATQGINRAPRPSSLADVLEVILDKGIVIDAYVRVALVGIEILTIDARIVIASVDTYLRFAEAVNRLDLGQQEDQVAGLPGLVREVTGDGDSGGSKTKGALSGIKESFSSDDDDDEDDDSGRERSATRRRSSSSRSAPRSRRASRQPTEES; from the coding sequence ATGGCAGCTGTAGCAACGCAGGGAATCAACCGTGCGCCCCGGCCGAGCAGTCTCGCGGATGTCCTCGAGGTGATCCTCGACAAGGGCATCGTCATCGACGCCTACGTCCGTGTCGCGCTCGTGGGTATCGAGATCCTCACCATCGACGCCCGGATCGTGATCGCGAGCGTGGACACCTACCTCCGGTTCGCCGAGGCGGTCAACCGGCTGGACCTCGGCCAGCAGGAGGACCAGGTGGCCGGCCTTCCGGGCCTGGTCCGGGAGGTGACCGGGGACGGCGACTCCGGCGGCAGCAAGACCAAGGGTGCACTGAGCGGAATCAAGGAGTCCTTCTCCTCCGACGATGACGACGACGAGGATGACGACTCCGGCCGGGAGCGGTCCGCCACTCGCCGGAGGTCTTCGTCGAGCCGGAGCGCACCGCGGTCGCGGCGCGCCAGCCGTCAGCCGACAGAGGAGTCCTGA
- a CDS encoding threonine/serine ThrE exporter family protein, protein MHDPATAGMRNRLRRAAGAALRRDEPVVSQRPRHSPYPVRTATHADDRDLRHALDFLLRLGELLLRSGAGSVDVEASIVASATALGLEDVEASVTYTQVLVSVAVEGSGAPLTDLRIVRVRAVDHNRLVALHQLVLGLTEGSLTPDAAYLRLNAVVRSPKRYPRWVVSGAWGALAAAVAVQLGGGWLLALVTFCTTVVIDRLGRRLARRNLPDFYLNFIGASLVTSVAVALTGMGAPVQPGLVVAGGVVLLLPGVALLGAVQDALTGFMVTASARAMEVVLLAAGITGGVAAALIVARQAGVTMTVTPPAPFTLAGLPPRFLSAGVVAAAMAVGLYASMRLLPAVFLLGGFGWVAYLALDEVLSSPSMARGLVAVAIGMCGQAIAARRRLPALAVVLPAIVPMLPGLTIYSAMLQITQGDSRGGISGLLLAATESLALAAGAILGEFLLQPLRRGLSRSERRYAGPRLVGPVRVLVHRPRRDHRPRRDLRVRRYRRDRWDDHDRGSRAGAGSRTG, encoded by the coding sequence GTGCACGACCCCGCCACCGCCGGGATGCGGAACCGCCTACGACGAGCAGCCGGCGCCGCGCTACGCAGGGACGAGCCCGTCGTCTCGCAACGCCCACGGCACTCGCCGTACCCTGTACGCACCGCCACCCACGCCGACGACCGTGACCTGCGGCACGCACTGGACTTCCTGCTCCGGCTCGGTGAACTGCTGCTGCGAAGTGGTGCGGGCTCAGTCGACGTCGAGGCCTCGATCGTGGCCAGCGCCACGGCCCTGGGGCTGGAGGACGTGGAGGCGTCGGTCACCTACACCCAGGTGCTGGTCTCGGTGGCGGTCGAGGGTTCGGGGGCGCCGCTGACCGACCTGCGGATCGTGCGGGTGCGCGCCGTGGATCACAACCGGCTGGTGGCTCTGCACCAGCTGGTGCTGGGGCTCACGGAGGGCTCGCTGACCCCGGACGCTGCGTACCTGCGGCTGAACGCCGTCGTCCGCTCGCCGAAGCGTTATCCCCGCTGGGTGGTCAGCGGCGCCTGGGGTGCCCTCGCCGCCGCGGTGGCCGTACAGCTTGGCGGCGGGTGGCTGCTCGCTCTGGTCACCTTCTGCACCACCGTGGTCATCGACCGGCTGGGCCGCCGGCTGGCCAGGCGCAACCTCCCCGACTTCTACCTGAACTTCATCGGTGCGTCCCTGGTCACCTCGGTGGCCGTGGCCCTGACGGGGATGGGTGCGCCGGTCCAGCCCGGCCTGGTCGTGGCCGGCGGGGTGGTTCTGCTGCTGCCCGGTGTCGCGCTGCTCGGCGCGGTACAGGACGCGCTGACGGGGTTCATGGTGACCGCATCCGCCCGCGCGATGGAGGTGGTGCTGCTGGCGGCCGGCATCACCGGAGGGGTGGCGGCGGCCCTGATCGTTGCCCGTCAGGCGGGCGTGACGATGACGGTGACCCCGCCGGCACCGTTCACCCTGGCCGGGCTGCCGCCCCGGTTCCTCTCCGCAGGGGTGGTCGCGGCCGCGATGGCGGTCGGGTTGTACGCGTCCATGCGGCTGCTGCCGGCGGTGTTCCTGCTCGGCGGCTTCGGCTGGGTCGCCTACCTCGCACTGGACGAGGTCCTGTCCTCACCGTCGATGGCACGTGGGCTGGTCGCGGTCGCCATCGGCATGTGCGGGCAGGCGATCGCGGCCCGGCGGCGGCTGCCGGCCCTGGCGGTGGTGTTGCCGGCGATCGTTCCCATGCTGCCCGGTCTCACGATCTACTCCGCGATGTTGCAGATCACCCAGGGCGACAGCCGCGGAGGGATCTCCGGCCTGCTGCTCGCCGCCACCGAGTCGCTCGCCCTCGCGGCCGGGGCGATCCTGGGCGAGTTCCTTCTCCAGCCGCTACGCCGTGGGTTGTCACGGTCGGAACGCAGGTACGCCGGACCGCGGCTGGTGGGCCCGGTACGCGTACTTGTGCACCGTCCTCGCCGTGACCACCGTCCCCGCCGCGACCTCCGCGTCCGCCGCTACCGACGGGACCGGTGGGACGATCACGACCGCGGCAGCCGCGCCGGCGCGGGCTCCAGAACCGGCTGA
- a CDS encoding GvpL/GvpF family gas vesicle protein has protein sequence MLLLHGVVPAGREIDEQGELSGEEYQIVQDGDLAVLAREVADAEELTEDDAVKYLDALVELVRGGPVLPLRFGTVAPDVDAVRSEVLAPAAEEFIRALEATADLVELRLTFTLTDEAVQRLFREDPELRAAAGRGGPGSEMSERIEVGQLVAQRLTEQRSQLVAAWVATLDELTEDTKSISSSEEGWEQVALLVRRERLDELDEAVRALANEVDGLAEVEYVGPLPLYSFDAIGMAEASTTAKSQQSRWGW, from the coding sequence ATGTTGTTGTTGCACGGAGTGGTCCCGGCCGGCCGCGAGATCGACGAGCAGGGTGAGCTTTCGGGCGAGGAGTACCAGATCGTCCAGGACGGTGATCTGGCCGTCCTGGCGCGGGAGGTTGCCGACGCCGAGGAGCTGACCGAGGACGACGCGGTGAAGTACCTCGACGCGCTGGTCGAGCTGGTGCGCGGCGGGCCCGTCCTGCCGCTCCGTTTCGGAACGGTCGCTCCCGATGTGGACGCGGTACGCTCGGAGGTGCTCGCGCCGGCGGCCGAGGAGTTCATCCGGGCGCTGGAGGCGACCGCCGATCTCGTGGAGCTCCGGCTGACGTTCACCCTCACCGACGAAGCCGTCCAGCGGCTGTTCAGGGAGGACCCCGAGCTACGCGCGGCGGCGGGCCGCGGCGGGCCGGGAAGTGAGATGTCGGAACGCATCGAGGTCGGGCAGCTCGTCGCGCAGCGGCTCACCGAACAACGCTCACAGCTCGTCGCCGCCTGGGTCGCGACGCTGGACGAACTCACCGAGGACACGAAGTCGATCAGCTCGTCGGAGGAGGGCTGGGAGCAGGTGGCCCTCCTCGTCCGCCGGGAGCGGTTGGACGAGTTGGACGAGGCGGTCAGGGCGCTCGCCAACGAGGTGGACGGGCTGGCTGAGGTCGAGTACGTCGGACCGCTGCCGCTCTACAGCTTCGACGCGATCGGAATGGCCGAAGCGTCGACCACAGCTAAGTCTCAGCAGTCCCGCTGGGGCTGGTGA
- the gvpJ gene encoding gas vesicle protein GvpJ, which translates to MADRTLVTGSGGGTSLVDLLDRVVDRGVVVSGDIIISLAGIDLIQVNLRLLLIGLETANEIHRTNLEGRGAR; encoded by the coding sequence ATGGCTGACCGCACGCTCGTCACCGGTTCGGGCGGGGGCACCAGTCTGGTGGACCTGCTGGACCGCGTTGTCGACCGTGGGGTGGTGGTGTCCGGCGACATCATCATCTCCCTGGCCGGCATCGACCTGATCCAGGTGAACCTCCGGCTGTTGCTGATCGGGCTGGAGACGGCCAACGAGATACACCGCACCAACCTCGAAGGGAGGGGCGCGCGATGA
- a CDS encoding DUF3618 domain-containing protein has protein sequence MRDQQNANTHGEAAGPAEIQAQVDQARERLRGTIDEIGTKMNVRAMAQDKSAKLTGRVRSGATSASTLARDKAKDLSATARTDGPKQLRKAGTQVARTGTQVAKTVRTRNGKAVAVAVPVALGSLLLLRRIRKH, from the coding sequence ATGCGCGACCAGCAGAACGCGAACACCCACGGCGAGGCCGCCGGACCCGCCGAGATCCAGGCTCAGGTCGACCAGGCCCGCGAGCGACTACGTGGAACCATCGACGAGATTGGGACCAAGATGAACGTACGAGCGATGGCCCAGGATAAGTCCGCCAAGCTGACCGGACGCGTGCGCTCCGGCGCCACCAGCGCCTCCACGTTGGCCCGGGACAAGGCGAAGGACCTGTCCGCGACGGCGCGCACCGACGGCCCGAAGCAACTACGCAAGGCCGGCACCCAGGTCGCGAGGACCGGCACCCAGGTCGCAAAGACCGTACGCACCCGCAACGGCAAGGCCGTCGCGGTGGCGGTCCCGGTGGCGCTGGGATCGCTGCTCCTGTTGCGCCGGATCAGGAAGCACTGA
- a CDS encoding gas vesicle protein, translated as MTQSITGRNPRPDTLADVLERVLDKGVVIAGDIVVNILDIELLSLKLRLFVASAQTAQEMGMDWWTRDEFFTSQATGGGNKNGEVEGKRAPAELEAENDQLKERIERLERAIADRELPERSGRSNQSDDTQEEDR; from the coding sequence GTGACGCAGTCGATCACCGGTCGCAACCCTCGGCCCGACACGCTGGCCGACGTCCTGGAACGCGTTCTGGACAAGGGTGTCGTCATCGCAGGCGACATCGTCGTGAACATCCTGGACATCGAGCTGCTCTCGCTGAAGCTGCGGTTGTTCGTCGCCTCCGCCCAGACCGCCCAGGAGATGGGCATGGACTGGTGGACGCGCGACGAGTTCTTCACCTCCCAGGCGACCGGCGGTGGCAACAAGAACGGCGAGGTCGAGGGCAAACGCGCCCCGGCTGAGCTGGAGGCGGAGAACGACCAGCTGAAGGAACGCATCGAACGTCTCGAGCGCGCGATCGCCGACCGCGAGCTTCCGGAGCGATCCGGGCGATCGAACCAGTCCGACGACACGCAGGAGGAGGATCGCTGA
- a CDS encoding SDR family NAD(P)-dependent oxidoreductase: MEEPPTRTALVTGASRGLGLLVARELARRGYSLVLCARTAEDLYAARDDLTARGADVLAVPCDVRNAQEVEHLVARAIGYRGGLDVVVNVAGIIQVGPLESVTLDEFRDALDTMCLGPVQVTLAALPHLRERRSGRIINVTSIGGKVAVPHILPYSVAKFGAVGFSEGLRAELAGSGISVTTVVPGLMRTGSHVRASFAGQSTKEYGWFSAAASAPLLSMDAERAARRIVAAGLAGRAEVTLTPAAILGARLAGLMPGTTSRLLGLVRPLLPGPPADAGQAVAEPGHRAQARTESRVLRALTTMGRSAAQRFNQRRATGT; this comes from the coding sequence ATGGAAGAACCCCCGACCCGAACAGCCCTGGTGACCGGTGCCTCGCGTGGGCTCGGCCTTCTGGTCGCGCGTGAGCTCGCCCGGCGCGGCTACTCCCTGGTGCTGTGCGCTCGCACGGCCGAGGACCTCTACGCGGCCCGGGATGATCTGACCGCCCGCGGCGCGGACGTCCTGGCCGTTCCATGTGACGTGCGAAACGCGCAGGAGGTCGAGCATCTGGTCGCCCGCGCTATCGGCTACCGCGGTGGCCTCGACGTGGTGGTCAACGTGGCGGGCATCATCCAGGTCGGGCCGCTGGAGTCGGTGACCCTGGACGAGTTCCGGGACGCGCTGGACACCATGTGCCTCGGCCCGGTCCAGGTCACGCTCGCGGCGCTGCCGCACCTGCGCGAACGCCGGAGTGGCCGGATCATCAACGTCACGTCGATCGGTGGGAAGGTCGCGGTGCCGCACATCCTGCCGTACTCCGTGGCGAAGTTCGGAGCGGTCGGATTCTCCGAGGGCCTGCGCGCCGAACTCGCGGGCAGCGGCATCTCCGTCACCACGGTCGTACCCGGGCTGATGCGCACCGGCTCCCACGTGCGGGCGTCGTTCGCCGGGCAGTCGACCAAGGAGTACGGCTGGTTCTCCGCCGCGGCCAGCGCGCCGCTGCTGTCGATGGACGCCGAGCGCGCTGCCCGCCGGATCGTGGCGGCGGGCCTGGCCGGGCGGGCGGAGGTCACGCTCACTCCGGCCGCGATCCTCGGCGCCAGACTGGCCGGGTTGATGCCGGGTACGACGAGCAGGCTGCTCGGCCTGGTCCGGCCGCTGCTGCCCGGCCCGCCCGCCGATGCCGGGCAGGCCGTTGCCGAGCCCGGCCACCGGGCCCAGGCGCGGACGGAGTCCAGGGTGCTCCGTGCCCTCACCACCATGGGGCGTTCGGCCGCGCAGAGGTTCAACCAGCGGCGCGCGACGGGTACCTGA
- a CDS encoding SRPBCC family protein, with product MASEKSSLLGDVGKALMKSPAVERLTDEAKEYAAARGSELVESVSGKLGSLTEKFEDQAGNPTAMTAGVKALLEGKSPLRAGMSALGQGLKNKIKGLFGGGRTGPKMTNIIEDIEIGAPVSVVYDQWTQFQEFGSFMKGVEGVDAKDEVESNWRGKVWWSKRSWSARVTEQVPDRKIAWTTEGAKGTTKGVVTFHPLADDLTMLLLVMEYYPKGLFERTANIWRAFGRRVRLDLKHFRRFVTIQGEASGSWRGEIRDGEVVREPDENDDYRREDDYASRGKAKLDERPDEDDLDDEADEDADDADEPRDDDDLDDEPEDDRDADDEPEDDRDADDEPEDADEPEDDDQDADDELDDEYDEDDRSGDEPDHDSSVNGNGRGPSPRRRRRRHAEAVR from the coding sequence GTGGCTTCCGAAAAGAGCTCGCTCCTGGGGGACGTCGGTAAGGCTCTGATGAAGAGCCCTGCCGTCGAGCGCCTCACCGACGAGGCGAAGGAGTACGCCGCCGCCCGCGGATCGGAGCTTGTCGAGTCGGTCAGCGGCAAGCTCGGTTCGCTGACCGAGAAGTTCGAGGATCAGGCCGGGAACCCCACCGCGATGACGGCCGGGGTCAAGGCGCTGCTCGAGGGCAAGTCGCCGTTGAGGGCCGGCATGAGCGCTCTCGGCCAGGGCCTGAAGAACAAGATCAAGGGCCTGTTCGGCGGCGGTCGTACCGGGCCGAAGATGACCAACATCATCGAGGACATCGAGATCGGTGCGCCGGTGTCGGTGGTGTACGACCAGTGGACGCAGTTCCAGGAGTTCGGCTCGTTCATGAAGGGTGTCGAGGGCGTCGACGCCAAGGACGAGGTGGAGAGCAACTGGCGCGGCAAGGTCTGGTGGTCCAAGCGGAGCTGGAGCGCGCGGGTCACCGAGCAGGTTCCGGACCGCAAGATCGCCTGGACGACCGAAGGTGCGAAGGGCACGACCAAGGGTGTCGTGACCTTCCACCCGCTGGCCGACGACCTGACGATGCTCCTCCTCGTCATGGAGTACTACCCCAAGGGGCTGTTCGAGAGGACAGCGAACATCTGGCGGGCGTTCGGCCGCCGGGTACGCCTGGACCTCAAGCACTTCCGCCGGTTCGTGACGATCCAGGGGGAGGCCTCGGGGTCGTGGCGCGGTGAGATCCGCGACGGCGAAGTGGTTCGCGAGCCGGACGAGAACGACGACTACCGCCGCGAGGACGACTACGCCTCGCGGGGCAAGGCGAAGTTGGACGAACGTCCGGACGAGGACGACCTCGACGACGAGGCGGACGAGGACGCCGACGACGCGGACGAACCCCGCGACGACGACGATCTCGACGACGAGCCGGAGGACGACCGGGACGCCGACGACGAGCCGGAGGACGACCGGGACGCCGACGACGAGCCGGAGGACGCCGACGAGCCGGAGGACGACGACCAGGACGCCGACGACGAACTCGACGACGAGTACGACGAGGACGACCGTTCGGGCGACGAGCCGGACCACGACTCGTCCGTGAACGGCAACGGCCGGGGCCCTTCGCCTCGTCGCCGGCGCCGCCGCCACGCCGAGGCGGTCCGCTGA